A genome region from Gadus chalcogrammus isolate NIFS_2021 chromosome 5, NIFS_Gcha_1.0, whole genome shotgun sequence includes the following:
- the LOC130382159 gene encoding T cell receptor beta chain MC.7.G5: MIVSHVMREIGIIFILCLFEVKGIEFQESGPKIVPDEKAEVVINYSHDDNSRPVMLWYQQKQGSGPLVLLGYNYGATTSNYEDGIKEQFEIKMEDRQSGSLAVREANVTHTAVYFCAAGVLDCVTFQPSHPIILQENTQAEIKCQHDDDALNVMLWYQRRPESNNLSLIGYSYFGNDPNYEKEFKDQFELTRESRLKGALVRRKAEANDSGEYFCAGSLAAVPVPVQPGDLVLQPGAAITLTCSLASDMSSYTMLWYRQQVYGDPIEFIIQEYDTSRGRFKATLDTNQNRFSLGISELQVNDSGTFYCAAYHRDTPGWLFGTRADQCDTGNEAYFGKGTKLTVLEPGCNVSLPTVVVLPPSEKECLDRKKQLKKTLVCVASGFYPDHVGVSWTVNGQWVTKGVASDHTALRVADKYQITSRLRVEARTWYTEGTIFNCNVSYFNGTDTIYNSAEVYGGGDVNGTQTDAMTREEFLKVTQTAKLSYILMIVKNIVYGVFVTILAWKLGIGRSHATAKK, encoded by the exons ATGATTGTCAGCCATGTAATGCGTGAGATAGGAATTATCTTCATTCTCTGTCTGT TCGAGGTCAAAGGCATCGAGTTTCAGGAGTCCGGTCCCAAGATAGTACCGGACGAGAAGGCAGAGGTCGTGATCAACTATAGCCATGACGACAACTCTCGGCCTGTGATGCTGTGGTACCAGCAGAAACAGGGCTCGGGTCCCTTGGTCTTGCTGGGTTATAACTATGGAGCCACTACATCCAACTATGAGGACGGCATCAAAGAGCAGTTTGAGATCAAAATGGAGGACAGGCAGAGCGGATCCCTGGCGGTTCGGGAGGCAAACGTGACACACACGGCGGTGTACTTCTGCGCTGCTG GTGTGTTAGACTGTGTGACATTTCAGCCATCCCATCCCATAATACTTCAGGAAAACACCCAGGCGGAGATTAAATGTCAACACGACGACGATGCTCTCAATGTCATGTTATGGTACCAGCGAAGACCAGAGAGCAACAATTTGAGTCTAATAGGCTACAGCTACTTTGGCAACGACCCCAACTACGAAAAAGAGTTCAAAGATCAATTTGAGTTGACGAGGGAGAGCCGACTAAAAGGAGCGCTGGTACGTCGAAAGGCAGAGGCAAACGACTCTGGGGAGTATTTCTGCGCTGGCA GTCTGGCTGCCGTCCCGGTGCCCGTTCAACCCGGGGATCTGGTCCTCCAGCCGGGCGCTGCCATCACGCTCACCTGCAGTCTGGCGTCCGACATGTCGAGCTACACCATGCTCTGGTACCGACAACAAGTCTACGGTGATCCCATCGAGTTCATCATCCAAGAATACGACACCAGTCGGGGTCGCTTCAAAGCCACTCTGGACACAAACCAGAACCGCTTCTCGCTGGGAATAAGCGAGTTGCAGGTGAACGACAGTGGGACGTTCTACTGCGCAGCCTATCACCGCGACACGCCTGG ATGGCTTTTTGGTACAAGAGCAGACCAGTGTGACACTGGAAACGAGGCCTACTTTGGAAAAGGGACGAAACTCACGGTCCTGG AACCGGGGTGTAACGTCTCCCTGCCCACGGTGGTGGTCCTGCCGCCCTCTGAGAAGGAGTGCCTGGACCGGAAGAAGCAGCTGAAGAAGACCCTGGTGTGCGTGGCGTCGGGCTTCTACCCGGACCACGTCGGCGTGTCCTGGACTGTGAACGGCCAGTGGGTCACTAAGGGCGTGGCCAGTGACCACACCGCCCTGCGCGTGGCCGACAAATACCAGATCACTAGCCGGCTCCGGGTGGAGGCCCGGACGTGGTACACAGAGGGCACCATCTTCAACTGCAATGTCAGCTACTTCAACGGGACAGACACCATCTACAACTCGGCGGAGGTTTATGGGGGCGGTGATG TCAATGGGACCCAGACGGACGCCATGACCAGAG AGGAATTTCTTAAGGTCACCCAGACGGCCAAACTGTCCTACATATTAATGATCGTCAAGAACATCGTCTACGGAGTCTTTGTCACGATACTGGCCTGGAAACTCGGCATCGGACGATCGCACGCTACG GCTAAGAAGTGA